Proteins encoded in a region of the Streptomyces sp. NBC_01298 genome:
- a CDS encoding STAS domain-containing protein yields MPLSVSLSIEGDTTVIELEGELDAKTAPDFHQTIEKAAGHGTSTVEIRMAGVGYMASAGLRSLVFAQQKVGEHVTIKVVGAIEPVARTIRTAGLDRSIVLSDD; encoded by the coding sequence ATGCCGCTTTCCGTGTCCCTGAGCATCGAGGGCGACACCACCGTGATCGAGCTCGAGGGCGAACTCGACGCCAAGACCGCGCCGGACTTCCACCAGACCATAGAGAAGGCCGCCGGCCACGGCACCAGCACCGTCGAGATCCGCATGGCCGGCGTCGGCTACATGGCCAGCGCCGGACTGCGCTCCCTGGTCTTCGCCCAGCAGAAGGTGGGGGAGCACGTCACCATCAAGGTGGTCGGCGCCATCGAGCCCGTCGCCCGGACCATCCGGACGGCCGGGCTCGACCGCAGCATCGTGCTCTCCGACGACTGA
- a CDS encoding ATP-binding protein, with translation MDEAVKTARTSAELEVPATLAALGDIAALVLRLAGSAGLGKGAAYRIRLAVDELATNIVMHGYRGGDGRITVRGRSGPGRVRISIEDRAPAFDPVQGRLPPEPHTAPERRRIGGLGIHLALTSVDEFDYVRRDGRNISTLTVMAEGTDPCPPRP, from the coding sequence ATGGACGAGGCGGTCAAGACGGCGAGGACGTCCGCCGAACTGGAAGTGCCGGCCACCCTGGCGGCACTGGGCGACATCGCCGCGCTCGTCCTGCGGCTGGCCGGGAGCGCGGGCCTGGGCAAGGGTGCCGCGTACCGGATCCGGCTGGCCGTGGACGAGCTGGCCACCAACATCGTGATGCACGGGTACCGGGGCGGCGACGGACGGATCACCGTCCGGGGCCGCTCCGGGCCGGGCCGGGTACGGATCTCCATCGAGGACCGAGCCCCGGCCTTCGACCCGGTCCAGGGGCGACTGCCGCCCGAACCGCACACCGCTCCCGAGCGGCGCCGGATCGGCGGACTCGGCATCCACCTCGCACTGACCAGCGTGGACGAGTTCGACTACGTACGCAGGGACGGCCGCAACATCAGCACGCTGACTGTGATGGCTGAGGGGACGGACCCATGCCCTCCACGACCGTGA
- a CDS encoding PP2C family protein-serine/threonine phosphatase, giving the protein MPSTTVIILDEYPPPPLELLGALEEMGAALVPRTLAELLAGPLEELPEADVLLAPAQADGDSVRTAVRRLRRWAGAPIVVVWTVTEFAALEAHVRIGHDYLVPPFLPALVGARLHSCSERAGLGRTLREADARAELMGYEKELEIGREIQAGFLPESLPVPEGWEIDVCFRPARQVAGDFYDVFELSRGRRLAFVVADVCDKGVGAALFMALIRSLLRHTAENSGLQHLVAAGRTGNSRRIPVVGATPLLNAVTATNGYLTRNHLRQGYFATLFFGVLDPLTGSLVYINGGHNPPLLLDADGGEPRTLEVTGPAVGVLPDCVYTLGYAQLNPGDTLFVFTDGVPEARCPSGSFLGDERMLQLLSGPPVSGREVVHRMDTAVREHTGTAEQHDDVTMLALHRPRAARGPHAGGADRQVVA; this is encoded by the coding sequence ATGCCCTCCACGACCGTGATCATCCTCGACGAGTACCCGCCGCCTCCCCTCGAACTCCTCGGAGCACTGGAGGAGATGGGGGCGGCACTCGTCCCGCGCACGCTGGCCGAACTACTGGCCGGCCCACTGGAGGAGCTGCCCGAAGCGGACGTACTGCTCGCCCCGGCCCAGGCCGACGGGGACTCCGTACGGACCGCCGTGCGCCGGCTGCGCCGCTGGGCCGGAGCCCCCATCGTCGTCGTGTGGACCGTGACGGAGTTCGCCGCGCTGGAGGCGCACGTCCGGATCGGGCACGACTACCTCGTACCCCCCTTCCTGCCCGCCCTCGTCGGGGCCCGGCTGCACAGCTGCTCGGAGCGCGCCGGACTCGGGCGCACCCTGCGCGAAGCCGACGCCCGCGCCGAACTCATGGGCTACGAAAAGGAGTTGGAGATCGGCCGGGAGATCCAGGCCGGCTTCCTGCCGGAATCGCTGCCGGTCCCCGAGGGCTGGGAGATCGACGTGTGCTTCCGGCCCGCCCGGCAGGTCGCCGGGGACTTCTACGACGTCTTCGAACTCTCCCGCGGCAGACGCCTGGCCTTCGTCGTCGCCGACGTCTGCGACAAGGGGGTCGGCGCCGCGCTCTTCATGGCGCTCATCCGCTCCCTGCTGCGGCACACCGCCGAGAACAGCGGCCTCCAGCACCTGGTGGCCGCCGGCCGCACCGGCAACAGCCGGCGCATACCCGTGGTCGGCGCCACCCCGCTGCTCAACGCGGTCACCGCCACCAACGGCTACCTGACCCGCAACCACCTGCGGCAGGGCTACTTCGCCACCCTCTTCTTCGGGGTGCTCGACCCGCTCACCGGATCCCTCGTCTACATCAACGGCGGCCACAACCCGCCGCTGCTGCTGGACGCGGACGGTGGCGAGCCCCGCACGCTGGAGGTCACCGGCCCCGCCGTCGGGGTGCTCCCGGACTGTGTGTACACGCTCGGCTACGCCCAGTTGAACCCCGGTGACACGCTCTTCGTGTTCACCGACGGAGTGCCCGAGGCGCGCTGCCCCAGCGGCAGCTTCCTCGGCGACGAGCGGATGCTGCAGCTGCTGTCCGGCCCCCCGGTCAGCGGCAGGGAGGTGGTTCACCGGATGGACACGGCCGTACGCGAACACACCGGAACAGCCGAACAGCACGACGACGTCACCATGCTGGCCCTGCACCGGCCACGCGCGGCGCGGGGGCCGCACGCGGGCGGGGCCGATCGCCAGGTCGTGGCCTGA
- a CDS encoding aldehyde dehydrogenase family protein has protein sequence MTQRALSDQPLANPGKLFIGGTWVEARDGRTEPDISPVDGQEIVPVAQAAAADADAAVAAARTAYEEGPWSRLSAQERALRLNRVGELIERDLEEIALLETVDMGKPFAFSSTVDAPMAAQLMHYYAGAVTRVDGSSRAPAGGQLAYTLREPLGVVCAITPFNFPLLLSMTKIAPALAAGNTVVHKPSPATPLTALKIAELFQEAEIPDGVLNVITGPGVELGETLTGHPGIDKIAFTGSTSVGQSIIRKAAGTLKKVTMELGGKSANIVFADADLDAAEELAFFGIYYNKGEICTAGSRLLLHRPIHDEMVERFVARAAALLPGDPRDPATLFGPLAHRGQFDKVSSYIEVGEKEGAVLRVGGTGWTPEGASSDGLYFLPTIFTGVDNSMRIAQEEIFGPVLSIIPFDTEEDAVRIANDSAYGLAAGVHTKDLRRAHRVASQIKAGTVWVNCYNQYDPSVPYGGYKASGYGRECGPESLESYTQTKSVWIGMD, from the coding sequence ATGACCCAGCGCGCGCTCAGCGACCAGCCCTTGGCCAACCCCGGGAAACTGTTCATCGGCGGCACCTGGGTCGAGGCCCGGGACGGCCGCACCGAACCGGACATCAGCCCCGTGGACGGCCAGGAGATCGTGCCGGTGGCCCAGGCCGCCGCCGCCGACGCGGACGCGGCGGTGGCCGCCGCCCGCACGGCGTACGAGGAAGGTCCCTGGAGCAGACTGTCCGCCCAGGAACGCGCGCTGCGGCTGAACCGGGTCGGGGAGCTCATCGAGCGCGACCTGGAGGAGATCGCCCTGCTGGAGACGGTGGACATGGGCAAGCCGTTCGCCTTCTCCTCCACGGTCGACGCCCCCATGGCCGCCCAGCTCATGCACTACTACGCCGGCGCCGTGACCCGGGTGGACGGCTCCTCCCGGGCCCCGGCCGGCGGGCAGCTCGCGTACACCCTGCGCGAACCGCTGGGCGTGGTCTGCGCCATCACCCCCTTCAACTTCCCGCTGCTCCTGTCGATGACGAAGATCGCCCCGGCGCTCGCGGCCGGGAACACCGTGGTCCACAAGCCCTCGCCCGCCACCCCGCTCACCGCCCTGAAGATCGCCGAGCTGTTCCAGGAGGCGGAGATTCCGGACGGAGTGCTGAACGTCATCACCGGTCCGGGCGTGGAACTGGGCGAGACCCTCACCGGCCACCCCGGCATCGACAAGATCGCCTTCACCGGGTCCACCTCCGTGGGCCAGTCGATCATCCGCAAGGCGGCCGGCACCCTGAAGAAGGTGACGATGGAGCTCGGCGGCAAGTCCGCCAACATCGTCTTCGCCGACGCCGACCTCGACGCCGCCGAGGAACTCGCCTTCTTCGGCATCTACTACAACAAGGGCGAGATCTGCACCGCCGGCTCCCGGCTGCTGCTGCACCGCCCGATCCACGACGAGATGGTCGAACGGTTCGTGGCCCGCGCGGCCGCCCTGCTGCCCGGAGACCCGCGCGACCCGGCCACCCTCTTCGGGCCGCTCGCCCACCGCGGCCAGTTCGACAAGGTCAGCTCGTACATCGAGGTCGGCGAGAAGGAAGGCGCGGTCCTGCGCGTCGGCGGCACCGGCTGGACCCCCGAAGGGGCCTCCTCCGACGGCCTGTACTTCCTGCCGACCATCTTCACCGGCGTCGACAACTCCATGCGGATCGCCCAGGAGGAGATCTTCGGACCCGTCCTGTCGATCATCCCCTTCGACACCGAGGAGGACGCCGTGCGCATCGCCAACGACAGCGCGTACGGCCTCGCCGCCGGGGTCCACACCAAGGACCTGCGGCGCGCCCACCGGGTCGCCTCGCAGATCAAGGCCGGCACGGTCTGGGTCAATTGCTACAACCAGTACGACCCCTCCGTGCCCTACGGCGGCTACAAGGCCTCCGGCTACGGGCGCGAGTGCGGCCCCGAGTCGCTGGAGAGCTACACCCAGACCAAGTCGGTCTGGATCGGAATGGACTGA
- a CDS encoding type 1 glutamine amidotransferase domain-containing protein, whose product MKILVVMTAKATLHLLDGEQHPSGFWAEEFAVPYTLFKNAGHTVDVATIAGETPTVDATSIDPQFLQWVRPQGSADTDTASAAEYTRVIENSPQLRNPIALETLGEKDIADYDGIYISGGHGAIGDLPKSDELAQILRWAIAQDKPLATVCHGHTALLALRDGEGQWPFAGYRMTAFSHSEELVTNMAGRLPLILEAELTRLGARYEKADAIWDSHVVVDRKLTTGQNPYSSKALAETFLTQLARG is encoded by the coding sequence ATGAAGATTCTCGTCGTCATGACGGCCAAGGCCACGCTTCATCTGCTGGACGGGGAACAACACCCCTCGGGCTTCTGGGCCGAGGAATTCGCCGTTCCCTACACCCTCTTCAAGAACGCGGGCCACACCGTGGACGTGGCGACGATCGCGGGCGAGACCCCGACGGTCGACGCGACCAGCATCGACCCCCAGTTCCTCCAGTGGGTCCGCCCCCAGGGCTCCGCCGACACGGACACGGCCAGCGCCGCGGAGTACACCCGCGTCATAGAGAACTCCCCGCAGCTGAGAAACCCGATCGCCCTGGAGACCCTGGGCGAGAAGGACATCGCCGACTACGACGGCATCTACATCAGCGGCGGCCACGGGGCCATCGGGGACCTGCCCAAGTCCGACGAGCTCGCCCAGATCCTGCGCTGGGCCATCGCCCAGGACAAGCCCCTGGCCACGGTCTGCCACGGGCACACCGCCCTGCTGGCCCTGCGCGACGGCGAGGGCCAGTGGCCCTTCGCGGGCTACCGGATGACCGCCTTCTCGCACAGCGAAGAGCTCGTCACCAACATGGCCGGCCGCCTCCCGCTGATCCTGGAGGCCGAACTCACCCGGCTCGGCGCCCGCTACGAGAAGGCCGACGCGATCTGGGACTCGCACGTGGTGGTGGACCGCAAGCTCACCACCGGCCAGAACCCCTACTCCTCCAAGGCCCTCGCGGAGACGTTCTTAACCCAGCTCGCGCGGGGCTAG
- a CDS encoding NADPH-dependent F420 reductase — MRIGIIGTGRIGSTLARILVAADHQVVLANARGPRSLADLLAELGPAASAAHPAEVADRSEVLVLMVPFDSVQGLLPQEAVRDTVLVDATNAFDGPGNARNLGGRGSSEFVAEWYPGTRIVKSLNTMHFETLAVAGTAPGPRLAHFTAGDDGKAKEIVAGIITDLGFAPVDTGPLHSGGILQQPGGPLFNRPLTEAQALAWTSH; from the coding sequence ATGCGGATCGGCATCATCGGAACGGGCCGGATCGGATCGACCCTGGCCAGGATCCTCGTGGCGGCGGACCATCAGGTCGTGCTCGCCAACGCCCGGGGCCCGCGGAGCCTCGCGGACCTGCTGGCCGAACTGGGCCCCGCGGCCTCGGCGGCGCACCCCGCCGAGGTCGCGGACCGGTCCGAAGTCCTCGTCCTGATGGTGCCGTTCGACAGCGTCCAGGGGCTGCTGCCCCAGGAAGCCGTACGGGACACCGTGCTGGTGGACGCCACCAACGCCTTCGACGGCCCGGGCAACGCTCGCAACCTCGGCGGCAGGGGATCCAGCGAGTTCGTCGCCGAATGGTATCCGGGGACCCGGATCGTGAAATCCCTGAACACCATGCATTTCGAGACGCTCGCCGTCGCCGGCACCGCGCCGGGCCCGCGTCTGGCCCATTTCACGGCGGGCGACGACGGGAAAGCCAAAGAAATAGTCGCGGGAATCATCACGGATCTCGGATTCGCTCCCGTGGACACCGGCCCGCTGCACTCCGGAGGAATTCTCCAGCAGCCCGGCGGGCCCCTCTTCAACCGGCCGCTCACGGAAGCGCAGGCGCTGGCATGGACCTCTCACTGA
- a CDS encoding (2Fe-2S)-binding protein — protein sequence MDLSLNVNGRPEQFSAQPNELLVERLRDGLGLTGTKVGCDTGQCGTCVVRLDGRSVKSCLILTAAAAGSAVTTIEGVTTPGGELTGLQEALREEHGTQCGFCTPGMVMALGELVENTEHREPPTEPEIREWLTGNLCRCTGYHSVVRGVQRACSAARAQVPVEQGTAQPATAAASGQEG from the coding sequence ATGGACCTCTCACTGAACGTCAACGGAAGACCCGAGCAGTTCTCGGCGCAGCCGAACGAACTGCTCGTGGAACGGCTCCGGGACGGCCTCGGGCTGACCGGCACCAAGGTCGGCTGCGACACCGGCCAGTGCGGAACCTGCGTCGTCCGGCTCGACGGCCGCTCCGTCAAGAGCTGCCTGATCCTCACCGCGGCGGCCGCCGGCTCCGCGGTGACCACCATCGAGGGGGTCACCACCCCCGGCGGTGAACTCACCGGCCTCCAGGAGGCCCTGCGCGAGGAACACGGCACCCAGTGCGGCTTCTGCACCCCCGGGATGGTCATGGCCCTGGGTGAGCTCGTGGAGAACACCGAGCACCGCGAGCCGCCCACCGAGCCCGAGATCCGCGAATGGCTCACCGGCAACCTGTGCCGCTGCACGGGCTACCACAGCGTCGTACGGGGAGTGCAGCGCGCCTGCTCCGCGGCCCGCGCGCAGGTGCCCGTGGAGCAGGGCACCGCGCAGCCGGCCACCGCCGCCGCGTCCGGACAGGAGGGGTGA
- a CDS encoding MinD/ParA family protein, translated as MTRTIVVHSYRGGTGKSSVLANLALLLAAEGRRVGVIDTDIQSPTLDLLFRLRPGPSLADYLLGRCEIEAAAQEVTTSCGRGLYVVPARTGTAALRELMTTGYDVGLLPEGFDRLAVHHALDVLLLDTHAGLNNESVTAMASADVLLIMARADRIDLLGVEETIALTGRLACRRTLVMSMAPEGIDREAARRRAEEVYRTPLAGILPYVPEMAALYGERIFSEAHPDHPLVGEFRTIISALDARDEVSRA; from the coding sequence ATGACCCGGACCATCGTGGTGCACTCGTACCGCGGCGGTACCGGAAAGTCCTCGGTGCTGGCGAACCTGGCCCTGCTCCTGGCGGCCGAGGGACGCCGGGTGGGGGTGATCGACACGGACATCCAGTCGCCCACCCTGGACCTGCTCTTCCGGCTCCGCCCCGGCCCGTCACTGGCCGACTACCTGCTCGGCCGGTGCGAGATCGAGGCCGCCGCCCAGGAGGTCACCACGAGCTGCGGCCGCGGTCTGTACGTCGTACCGGCGCGGACCGGGACGGCGGCCTTACGAGAACTCATGACCACCGGCTACGACGTGGGGCTGCTGCCCGAGGGCTTCGACCGGCTGGCCGTGCACCACGCCCTGGACGTCCTGCTGCTCGACACCCACGCCGGACTCAACAACGAGTCGGTCACCGCGATGGCCAGCGCCGACGTCCTGCTGATCATGGCCCGGGCCGACCGGATCGACCTCCTCGGCGTCGAGGAGACCATCGCCCTGACCGGCCGGCTCGCCTGCCGGCGGACCCTGGTGATGAGCATGGCGCCCGAGGGCATCGACCGGGAGGCCGCAAGGCGGCGGGCCGAGGAGGTCTACCGCACGCCCCTGGCCGGAATCCTTCCCTACGTTCCGGAAATGGCGGCCCTCTACGGGGAACGCATATTTTCCGAAGCCCATCCCGACCACCCCCTGGTCGGTGAATTCCGCACCATCATCTCGGCGTTGGACGCACGTGACGAAGTATCGCGTGCCTGA